Proteins from one Pseudarthrobacter sp. BIM B-2242 genomic window:
- a CDS encoding LCP family protein: MVVGSALLFSRPAAQVAAPEPTATETVTPTPSETTPPPPPAPAPPPPPEPIAELPAVPMNILLIGSDSRANARDQAAHTQATGEWQDHRADTLMLVHVPADRRSVHVVSLMRDLYVNIPGYGASKINDSLSVGGMPLAAQTVGQLMGTTIDHTIMLDFNGFRALTDALGGIAVDVPLAFQSTHDSQHVFTQGVNHLNGQAALEFVRERYAFVDGDFQRVRNQQTFLRAILARLTSDTVLHDVTALRGLVNFAGSYLTVDQGFDPAGVAVLAYAMRGIDPNSFVSLTLPTAGVGFAPGGASVVFPDYGGIAQVAAAMREGRLPEYAGVR, encoded by the coding sequence ATGGTGGTTGGATCCGCCCTCCTGTTCAGCCGGCCGGCCGCCCAGGTTGCGGCCCCGGAGCCGACAGCCACCGAAACCGTCACCCCTACTCCGTCCGAGACCACCCCGCCGCCCCCGCCGGCCCCCGCGCCTCCGCCGCCGCCCGAACCCATCGCCGAACTCCCGGCGGTGCCCATGAACATCCTGCTGATCGGCAGCGACAGCCGCGCCAACGCCAGGGACCAGGCGGCCCACACCCAGGCCACGGGCGAATGGCAGGATCACCGGGCCGACACGCTGATGCTGGTCCATGTCCCCGCCGACCGGCGGAGCGTCCACGTGGTCTCCCTCATGCGGGACCTGTACGTCAACATCCCCGGCTACGGCGCCTCCAAGATCAACGACAGCCTGTCGGTGGGCGGCATGCCGCTGGCGGCGCAGACTGTGGGGCAGCTGATGGGCACCACGATTGACCACACCATCATGCTGGACTTCAACGGGTTCCGGGCCCTGACCGACGCTCTGGGTGGCATCGCGGTGGACGTGCCGCTGGCGTTCCAGTCCACCCACGACAGCCAGCACGTGTTCACCCAGGGCGTCAACCATCTCAACGGCCAGGCCGCCCTGGAATTTGTCCGCGAGCGCTACGCCTTCGTCGACGGCGACTTCCAGCGGGTCCGGAACCAGCAGACGTTCCTCCGCGCCATCCTCGCCAGGCTGACCAGTGACACCGTTCTCCACGACGTCACCGCCTTGCGGGGCCTGGTGAACTTCGCCGGTAGCTACCTCACGGTGGACCAGGGCTTTGATCCGGCGGGTGTGGCAGTCCTGGCCTACGCAATGCGCGGCATCGACCCCAACAGTTTCGTCTCCCTCACCCTGCCCACGGCCGGCGTGGGCTTTGCGCCGGGCGGGGCATCGGTGGTTTTCCCGGACTACGGCGGGATCGCCCAGGTGGCCGCGGCCATGCGCGAAGGCCGGCTGCCTGAGTACGCGGGGGTCCGCTAA